A genomic stretch from Mesoplodon densirostris isolate mMesDen1 chromosome 3, mMesDen1 primary haplotype, whole genome shotgun sequence includes:
- the SLC44A2 gene encoding choline transporter-like protein 2 isoform X3, producing the protein MGGESQHYYGKHGTPQKYDPTFKGPIYNRGCTDVICCVFLLLAIVGYVAVGIIAWTHGDPRKVIYPTDSRGEFCGQKGTKNENKPFLFYFNIVKCASPLVLLEFQCPTPQICVEKCPDRYLTYLNAHRSQDFEYYKQFCVPGFQNNKGVAEVLRDGDCPAVLTPSKPLARRCFPAIHSHKGVLMVGNETTYEDGHGSRKNITELVEGAKKANGVLEARQLAMRIFEDYTVSWYWIIIGLVIAMVLSLLFIVLLRFLAGIMVWVMIVMVILVLGYGIFHCYMEYARLRGEAGSDISLVDLGFQTDLRVYLHLRQTWMAFMIILSILEVIIILLLIFLRKRILIAIALIKEASRAVGYVMCSLLYPLVTFFLLCLCIAYWASTAIFLSTSNEAVYKIFNDTACSVAGKTCNPETFPSSNESRLCPEAHCQFAFYGGESTYHRALLGLQIFNAFMFFWLANFVLALGQVTLAGAFASYYWALNKPDDLPAFPLFSAFGRALRYHTGSLAFGSLILAIVQIIRVILEYLDQRLKAAENKFAKFLMTCLKCCFWCLEKFIRFLNRNAYIMIAIYGTNFCTSARNAFFLLMRNIIRVAVLDKVTDFLLLLGKLLVVGSVGILAFFFFTHRIRIVQDTAPPLNYYWVPILTVIIGSYLIAHGFFSVYGMCVDTLFLCFCEDLERNDGSQERPYFMSPGLRDILLKGSAEEEGKRGEVEE; encoded by the exons ATGGGGGGCGAGAGTCAGCATTACTACGGGAAGCACG GAACACCACAGAAGTATGACCCCACCTTCAAAGGACCCATTTACAACAG AGGCTGCACAGACGTCATTTGCTGTGTGTTCCTCCTCCTGGCCATTGTGGGCTATGTGGCTGTAGGCATCATAG CTTGGACTCACGGGGACCCTCGAAAAGTGATCTACCCCACTGATAGCCGAGGCGAGTTCTGCGGGCAGAAGGGCACAAAAAATGA GAACAAACCCTTCCTGTTTTATTTCAACATTGTGAAGTGTGCCAGCCCCCTGGTCCTGCTGGAATTCCAGTGTCCCACGCCCCAG ATCTGCGTGGAGAAATGTCCTGACCGTTACCTCACCTACCTGAACGCTCACAGATCCCAGGACTTTGAGTACTACAAGCAGTTCTGTGTGCCTGGCTTCCAGAACAACAAG GGTGTGGCTGAGGTCCTCCGAGATGGCGACTGCCCCGCTGTCCTCACCCCCAGCAAACCCC TGGCCCGGCGGTGCTTCCCAGCCATCCACAGCCACAAGGGGGTCCTCATGGTGGGCAACGAGACAACCTATGAGGATGGGCATGGCTCTCGGAAAAACATCACAGAGCTGGTGGAAGGCGCCAA GAAGGCCAATGGAGTCCTGGAGGCCCGACAGCTGGCCATGCGGATATTTGAAGATTATACAGTCTCCTGGTACTGGATTATCAT AGGCCTGGTCATCGCCATGGTATTGAGCCTCCTGTTCATCGTCCTGCTCCGCTTCTTGGCTGGCATTATGGTCTGGGTGATGATCGTCATGGTGATTTTGGTCCTAGGCTACG GAATATTTCATTGCTACATGGAGTACGCTCGACTGCGTGGCGAGGCCGGCTCTGACATCTCCCTGGTGGACCTTGGCTTCCAGACGGACCTCCGCGTGTACCTGCACTTGCGGCAGACCTGGATGGCCTTCA TGATCATTCTGAGCATCCTCGAGGTTATTATCATCTTACTGCTCATCTTTCTACGGAAGAGAATTCTCATCGCCATTGCACTCATTAAAGAAGCCAGCAG GGCTGTGGGATACGTGATGTGCTCCTTGCTGTACCCACTGGTCACCTTCTTCCTGCTGTGCCTTTGCATCGCCTACTGGGCTAGCACTGCTAT CTTTCTGTCCACTTCCAACGAAGCTGTCTATAAGATCTTCAATGACACCGCTTGCTCAGTTGCTGGGAAAACCTGCAACCCTGAG accttcccctcctccaatgAATCCCGCCTGTGCCCTGAAGCCCACTGCCAGTTCGCCTTCTACGGTGGTGAGTCGACTTACCACCGGGCCCTGCTGGGCCTGCAGATCTTCAATGCCTTCATGTTCTTCTGGCTGGCCAACTTCGTGCTGGCGCTGGGCCAGGTCACGCTAGCTGGCGCCTTCGCCTCCTACTACTGGGCCCTGAACAAGCCGGATGACTTGCCTGCCTTCCCACTCTTCTCTGCCTTCGGCCGGGCGCTCAG GTATCACACAGGCTCTCTGGCCTTCGGCTCCCTCATTCTGGCCATCGTGCAGATCATCCGAGTGATACTCGAGTACTTGGATCAGCGCCTGAAAG CTGCGGAGAACAAGTTTGCAAAGTTCCTCATGACCTGTCTCAAATGCTGCTTCTGGTGCCTGGAGAAATTCATCAGATTCCTCAACAGGAATGCCTACATCATG aTTGCCATCTACGGCACCAACTTCTGCACCTCAGCCAGAAACGCCTTCTTCCTGCTTATGAGAAACATCATCAG GGTGGCTGTCCTGGACAAAGTTACCGACTTCCTCTTACTGTTGGGCAAACTTCTGGTCGTGGGTAGTGTGG GGATCCTGGCTTTCTTCTTCTTCACCCACCGAATCAGGATCGTGCAGGACACAGCACCACCCCTCAATTATTACTGGGTCCCTATACTG ACGGTGATCATCGGCTCCTATCTGATTGCCCACGGCTTCTTCAGCGTCTACGGCATGTGTGTGGACACACTGttcctctgtttct GTGAGGACCTGGAAAGGAATGACGGCTCTCAGGAGCGACCCTACTTCATGTCGCCCGGGCTGAGAGACATCCTGTTGAAGGGGAGTgcggaggaggaggggaagcggGGCGAAGTCGAGGAGTAG
- the SLC44A2 gene encoding choline transporter-like protein 2 isoform X2, whose amino-acid sequence MVDERKDGAYGTPQKYDPTFKGPIYNRGCTDVICCVFLLLAIVGYVAVGIIAWTHGDPRKVIYPTDSRGEFCGQKGTKNENKPFLFYFNIVKCASPLVLLEFQCPTPQICVEKCPDRYLTYLNAHRSQDFEYYKQFCVPGFQNNKGVAEVLRDGDCPAVLTPSKPLARRCFPAIHSHKGVLMVGNETTYEDGHGSRKNITELVEGAKKANGVLEARQLAMRIFEDYTVSWYWIIIGLVIAMVLSLLFIVLLRFLAGIMVWVMIVMVILVLGYGIFHCYMEYARLRGEAGSDISLVDLGFQTDLRVYLHLRQTWMAFMIILSILEVIIILLLIFLRKRILIAIALIKEASRAVGYVMCSLLYPLVTFFLLCLCIAYWASTAIFLSTSNEAVYKIFNDTACSVAGKTCNPETFPSSNESRLCPEAHCQFAFYGGESTYHRALLGLQIFNAFMFFWLANFVLALGQVTLAGAFASYYWALNKPDDLPAFPLFSAFGRALRYHTGSLAFGSLILAIVQIIRVILEYLDQRLKAAENKFAKFLMTCLKCCFWCLEKFIRFLNRNAYIMIAIYGTNFCTSARNAFFLLMRNIIRVAVLDKVTDFLLLLGKLLVVGSVGILAFFFFTHRIRIVQDTAPPLNYYWVPILTVIIGSYLIAHGFFSVYGMCVDTLFLCFLEDLERNDGTTERPYFMSLTLKKLLNKTNKKPAES is encoded by the exons GAACACCACAGAAGTATGACCCCACCTTCAAAGGACCCATTTACAACAG AGGCTGCACAGACGTCATTTGCTGTGTGTTCCTCCTCCTGGCCATTGTGGGCTATGTGGCTGTAGGCATCATAG CTTGGACTCACGGGGACCCTCGAAAAGTGATCTACCCCACTGATAGCCGAGGCGAGTTCTGCGGGCAGAAGGGCACAAAAAATGA GAACAAACCCTTCCTGTTTTATTTCAACATTGTGAAGTGTGCCAGCCCCCTGGTCCTGCTGGAATTCCAGTGTCCCACGCCCCAG ATCTGCGTGGAGAAATGTCCTGACCGTTACCTCACCTACCTGAACGCTCACAGATCCCAGGACTTTGAGTACTACAAGCAGTTCTGTGTGCCTGGCTTCCAGAACAACAAG GGTGTGGCTGAGGTCCTCCGAGATGGCGACTGCCCCGCTGTCCTCACCCCCAGCAAACCCC TGGCCCGGCGGTGCTTCCCAGCCATCCACAGCCACAAGGGGGTCCTCATGGTGGGCAACGAGACAACCTATGAGGATGGGCATGGCTCTCGGAAAAACATCACAGAGCTGGTGGAAGGCGCCAA GAAGGCCAATGGAGTCCTGGAGGCCCGACAGCTGGCCATGCGGATATTTGAAGATTATACAGTCTCCTGGTACTGGATTATCAT AGGCCTGGTCATCGCCATGGTATTGAGCCTCCTGTTCATCGTCCTGCTCCGCTTCTTGGCTGGCATTATGGTCTGGGTGATGATCGTCATGGTGATTTTGGTCCTAGGCTACG GAATATTTCATTGCTACATGGAGTACGCTCGACTGCGTGGCGAGGCCGGCTCTGACATCTCCCTGGTGGACCTTGGCTTCCAGACGGACCTCCGCGTGTACCTGCACTTGCGGCAGACCTGGATGGCCTTCA TGATCATTCTGAGCATCCTCGAGGTTATTATCATCTTACTGCTCATCTTTCTACGGAAGAGAATTCTCATCGCCATTGCACTCATTAAAGAAGCCAGCAG GGCTGTGGGATACGTGATGTGCTCCTTGCTGTACCCACTGGTCACCTTCTTCCTGCTGTGCCTTTGCATCGCCTACTGGGCTAGCACTGCTAT CTTTCTGTCCACTTCCAACGAAGCTGTCTATAAGATCTTCAATGACACCGCTTGCTCAGTTGCTGGGAAAACCTGCAACCCTGAG accttcccctcctccaatgAATCCCGCCTGTGCCCTGAAGCCCACTGCCAGTTCGCCTTCTACGGTGGTGAGTCGACTTACCACCGGGCCCTGCTGGGCCTGCAGATCTTCAATGCCTTCATGTTCTTCTGGCTGGCCAACTTCGTGCTGGCGCTGGGCCAGGTCACGCTAGCTGGCGCCTTCGCCTCCTACTACTGGGCCCTGAACAAGCCGGATGACTTGCCTGCCTTCCCACTCTTCTCTGCCTTCGGCCGGGCGCTCAG GTATCACACAGGCTCTCTGGCCTTCGGCTCCCTCATTCTGGCCATCGTGCAGATCATCCGAGTGATACTCGAGTACTTGGATCAGCGCCTGAAAG CTGCGGAGAACAAGTTTGCAAAGTTCCTCATGACCTGTCTCAAATGCTGCTTCTGGTGCCTGGAGAAATTCATCAGATTCCTCAACAGGAATGCCTACATCATG aTTGCCATCTACGGCACCAACTTCTGCACCTCAGCCAGAAACGCCTTCTTCCTGCTTATGAGAAACATCATCAG GGTGGCTGTCCTGGACAAAGTTACCGACTTCCTCTTACTGTTGGGCAAACTTCTGGTCGTGGGTAGTGTGG GGATCCTGGCTTTCTTCTTCTTCACCCACCGAATCAGGATCGTGCAGGACACAGCACCACCCCTCAATTATTACTGGGTCCCTATACTG ACGGTGATCATCGGCTCCTATCTGATTGCCCACGGCTTCTTCAGCGTCTACGGCATGTGTGTGGACACACTGttcctctgtttct
- the SLC44A2 gene encoding choline transporter-like protein 2 isoform X1 has product MGGESQHYYGKHGTPQKYDPTFKGPIYNRGCTDVICCVFLLLAIVGYVAVGIIAWTHGDPRKVIYPTDSRGEFCGQKGTKNENKPFLFYFNIVKCASPLVLLEFQCPTPQICVEKCPDRYLTYLNAHRSQDFEYYKQFCVPGFQNNKGVAEVLRDGDCPAVLTPSKPLARRCFPAIHSHKGVLMVGNETTYEDGHGSRKNITELVEGAKKANGVLEARQLAMRIFEDYTVSWYWIIIGLVIAMVLSLLFIVLLRFLAGIMVWVMIVMVILVLGYGIFHCYMEYARLRGEAGSDISLVDLGFQTDLRVYLHLRQTWMAFMIILSILEVIIILLLIFLRKRILIAIALIKEASRAVGYVMCSLLYPLVTFFLLCLCIAYWASTAIFLSTSNEAVYKIFNDTACSVAGKTCNPETFPSSNESRLCPEAHCQFAFYGGESTYHRALLGLQIFNAFMFFWLANFVLALGQVTLAGAFASYYWALNKPDDLPAFPLFSAFGRALRYHTGSLAFGSLILAIVQIIRVILEYLDQRLKAAENKFAKFLMTCLKCCFWCLEKFIRFLNRNAYIMIAIYGTNFCTSARNAFFLLMRNIIRVAVLDKVTDFLLLLGKLLVVGSVGILAFFFFTHRIRIVQDTAPPLNYYWVPILTVIIGSYLIAHGFFSVYGMCVDTLFLCFLEDLERNDGTTERPYFMSLTLKKLLNKTNKKPAES; this is encoded by the exons ATGGGGGGCGAGAGTCAGCATTACTACGGGAAGCACG GAACACCACAGAAGTATGACCCCACCTTCAAAGGACCCATTTACAACAG AGGCTGCACAGACGTCATTTGCTGTGTGTTCCTCCTCCTGGCCATTGTGGGCTATGTGGCTGTAGGCATCATAG CTTGGACTCACGGGGACCCTCGAAAAGTGATCTACCCCACTGATAGCCGAGGCGAGTTCTGCGGGCAGAAGGGCACAAAAAATGA GAACAAACCCTTCCTGTTTTATTTCAACATTGTGAAGTGTGCCAGCCCCCTGGTCCTGCTGGAATTCCAGTGTCCCACGCCCCAG ATCTGCGTGGAGAAATGTCCTGACCGTTACCTCACCTACCTGAACGCTCACAGATCCCAGGACTTTGAGTACTACAAGCAGTTCTGTGTGCCTGGCTTCCAGAACAACAAG GGTGTGGCTGAGGTCCTCCGAGATGGCGACTGCCCCGCTGTCCTCACCCCCAGCAAACCCC TGGCCCGGCGGTGCTTCCCAGCCATCCACAGCCACAAGGGGGTCCTCATGGTGGGCAACGAGACAACCTATGAGGATGGGCATGGCTCTCGGAAAAACATCACAGAGCTGGTGGAAGGCGCCAA GAAGGCCAATGGAGTCCTGGAGGCCCGACAGCTGGCCATGCGGATATTTGAAGATTATACAGTCTCCTGGTACTGGATTATCAT AGGCCTGGTCATCGCCATGGTATTGAGCCTCCTGTTCATCGTCCTGCTCCGCTTCTTGGCTGGCATTATGGTCTGGGTGATGATCGTCATGGTGATTTTGGTCCTAGGCTACG GAATATTTCATTGCTACATGGAGTACGCTCGACTGCGTGGCGAGGCCGGCTCTGACATCTCCCTGGTGGACCTTGGCTTCCAGACGGACCTCCGCGTGTACCTGCACTTGCGGCAGACCTGGATGGCCTTCA TGATCATTCTGAGCATCCTCGAGGTTATTATCATCTTACTGCTCATCTTTCTACGGAAGAGAATTCTCATCGCCATTGCACTCATTAAAGAAGCCAGCAG GGCTGTGGGATACGTGATGTGCTCCTTGCTGTACCCACTGGTCACCTTCTTCCTGCTGTGCCTTTGCATCGCCTACTGGGCTAGCACTGCTAT CTTTCTGTCCACTTCCAACGAAGCTGTCTATAAGATCTTCAATGACACCGCTTGCTCAGTTGCTGGGAAAACCTGCAACCCTGAG accttcccctcctccaatgAATCCCGCCTGTGCCCTGAAGCCCACTGCCAGTTCGCCTTCTACGGTGGTGAGTCGACTTACCACCGGGCCCTGCTGGGCCTGCAGATCTTCAATGCCTTCATGTTCTTCTGGCTGGCCAACTTCGTGCTGGCGCTGGGCCAGGTCACGCTAGCTGGCGCCTTCGCCTCCTACTACTGGGCCCTGAACAAGCCGGATGACTTGCCTGCCTTCCCACTCTTCTCTGCCTTCGGCCGGGCGCTCAG GTATCACACAGGCTCTCTGGCCTTCGGCTCCCTCATTCTGGCCATCGTGCAGATCATCCGAGTGATACTCGAGTACTTGGATCAGCGCCTGAAAG CTGCGGAGAACAAGTTTGCAAAGTTCCTCATGACCTGTCTCAAATGCTGCTTCTGGTGCCTGGAGAAATTCATCAGATTCCTCAACAGGAATGCCTACATCATG aTTGCCATCTACGGCACCAACTTCTGCACCTCAGCCAGAAACGCCTTCTTCCTGCTTATGAGAAACATCATCAG GGTGGCTGTCCTGGACAAAGTTACCGACTTCCTCTTACTGTTGGGCAAACTTCTGGTCGTGGGTAGTGTGG GGATCCTGGCTTTCTTCTTCTTCACCCACCGAATCAGGATCGTGCAGGACACAGCACCACCCCTCAATTATTACTGGGTCCCTATACTG ACGGTGATCATCGGCTCCTATCTGATTGCCCACGGCTTCTTCAGCGTCTACGGCATGTGTGTGGACACACTGttcctctgtttct